Below is a window of Pelagicoccus albus DNA.
AAAACCAGCGGAGCTCTCCTCGCTGAGCTGAGGCTTGAGAAGCTCTATTGCCGCTGCGGTATCCGTATTGAGAAGAGGAGCGATCTCTTGATAGAATTCTAGATCCTCGGCACTCAAATCCGGCTCTATCTCAGTATTCGCGGAGTAGAGAGAGAAAAAATCGCCTCCACCGCGTGGCGCCCCGATGGAGGACAAGTCCGGCACAGCGGCCTGCACCCAATGAGTCGCCACTATTGATAGGACGCAAAATGCTCTTTGTGCCACGTGGCCACCAAGATTTCTAAAAGCCTTATCCAACATATCGATACATTCCAAATTACTTTTCCAGAGCCTGCATGAGCAGGGGCCATTCGCCGCGTACCTTCACTTTTTTCCCATCCACGACTGGAATCGAGAAGCGTGCCTTTTTAGCCACTCTCAACGCCTCCTCCACCAACTCTTCATGAGTGGACGATACCACACGCTCGACCGACACGAGACCTTCCTCGTCGATCACAACCAAAAGAACTACCCGTCCTTCGAGCACACCACGGGCTGATAAAGTACGTGGGAAGCGTACTCGCGGAACAGATACAAGACGGGGCGACTCGGCCATGTCGTCGAAACTGAAAATCTGTTCGATGCTTTCCATCACTTCCGTTTCGTCAGCAAAGTCCTGCAGCGGGGTAGCCATGGCAATGGCGTCGCTTGCTCCTGGATCCAGTTCCAAATCCAATTCCATAAGTGGAATGTCCTGAACGACTTGTTCGAACTTTGGAGGGGGAACCTCTTCCTCAGGCTGAGCATCTTCAGGAGGAGGCGGCGCCTCACGGGTCGGCGGGTTAAGAGTCAGCACTTGCCTGACCGTCATCGGAATCGGTTCTTCGTCTTCCAGCAATTGAGTTAGCGGGATCAACAGAAATAGCCCAAACGCCAAGACCACCGCGCTAATAAGGGCGATCCAGGATCCATGTTTCCAGTGAGCTACGTTATCCATCCCTTCAATTCTGGCTGGTTGCTAGGTTAATATTTTTTGCGCCCGCCAAAGAGGCTTCATCGTGAACGCGGGCATAAAGCTCTACTGGAGCTCTCTTATCCGACTGGATAATCACAGGCATCTGCTCGCGTTTGATCAAACGCCTAACCATGCCTCGCACACCATTTACGCCGATCTCCTCGCCGCCGTAGACGATTCGGCCGTCGTCTGTTATCGCGATCAAAATGGAGTTCTTTTCCAGATCAACAGAAGAGGATGCCCGCGGCCGCTGCACTTCGACTCCGGTCTCTTCCACGAAGACAGTTGTAACGATAAAGAATATCAAAAGAATGAATACAATATCGATGAGAGGCGAAATATTGATCTCGTTGTTCTTCTGCTCGCCAGTGAAGAGCATTTTTCGATTTTTCATCCTGCGAGATTCTCCCTCTTGGAAAAGGTTGAAGTAAACGGCAGCACCCGCCGCACCGGACATTGCTTTTGTCGCAATGCGAGTCTGGTGTTGTAGCGCTCCAGCGAGGACAAGCTCCTCTCCAGACATTGCCGCCTTTGGAATATAATTGCCAAGAGCACAAAACAGGGAATCGAGATAATCAGTCCGGATTGCGTCGTTATGAGCGCTTCGGAAATCCCTTTGATCATATTGTCAAACTTGCTAGCCCCCTCTTCTACCATCCCTCCAAAAGTGGAAAGCATCCCGGTGACAGTTCCGAGAAGGCCAATGAGAGGTCCAGTGGACGAAATGATCGCAAGAAACCGTATCCGCCGGTCCACGACGGGCAGATACTCGTGACGAACTTCCACGAAATGTCGCCTCACCATTTCCGGAGTTTCTGCGTCTTTTATGAGCAGCGACCCGACGGAGGTACGTACATCTCGAAACGCTCGGTCTATTTCCGCATCACTCATCCGATTCGCTCTTTTGCGAAAAAGCAGATGTGTATTCAAGCGAAGCAGGAGTTCTATTCCGGTGTAATAGATGTAGATCGTAAGGGCCAGAAGCGGTGCCATCAGCCACCCTCCACTGGTCCAGATACGAATCGATTCCGACCAAAAGCTTTGTAAGTCAAACCCCATGCAACCTAGTTTCCAACCGAGGGTCCACCTCGCCGATCGACCTTCCGAGAAAGGCTGTTAACGAAGGCAACCGAAAGCTTCTCCATGGAGGAGAGTACCCCTGCCACTTTGCGAGAAAGCAAAGCGTGGATGATAAGAGCAGGAATGGCTAAAACGAGACCTAGCTCCGTCGTTATGAGGGCTTCGGAGATACCGGAGATAAGCGGCTTGGGGTCGCCCGCTCCGAATACATTCATAAGCTTAAACGTTTTGATGATACCCGTCACGGTCCCAAGCAGTCCAAGCAAGGGGGCAATGGCAGCAGTCACTGCGATGACATTTAGGAAAGACTCCAATCGCGGTTGGGTATTCAGCATCGCCTCGTACATGACCTCTTCGACCAACTCGATCGATTCGTCTGCATTCTCCACTGCCTCCAACAACATCTCGCAGGACGGGCTCGATTGCCGACTCGCGATCTCGATTGCCTTGTCCTTGTCACCCAAACGAAGGGCTCTCGCAATTTCATGAGCGACCACTGGAGCGGTTGCCTTAATCTTATAAATCTGGATACACTTCGCTAGTGCAACGAGGAGTGACACGATCGCAAACCCGACAATCGGCACGACCCAAACGCCCCCCTTCTTGAGATGTTCCCAGATGCTGTCCTCAACGCCTTCCAAAGCTAAAGCGTTCCCAAGGGTGACATCTAAAGGAAGCATCCCCTTCCCCGCGCGGCTCGTTTCGGCGACCATTTCCGCCACGTTTGAATGGGTTTCGGCAATCCTCGCTCTGAGGCCTTCGCCCTCTTCGACCCAACCCGCTTCGCTTCCAGCATCGTCTGAAAAGAAAAGCATCGGTCCTACTTGCGTGAATACGCCTTCCAACAGACGACCGTCAGAGCTCAAAGCTTCACCCGAATAACGATACCCTCCGAAGATTCTCTCAACCCGCTCGAGACCGGCTTCAATCATCGAGAGATTTGCCTCTAGTTCCGCGAGCCGATCGCCATCATCCGCTTCCAAGGCAAGGCTGCGAGTTCGTGGGGCATTCTGGTCGGAGGCGATTTCGCCCACTGAAAGCGCGCTTTCGAAATTGGCGGCGAACTCGCCGAATAACACCCGGTCGATATAGTCGTATTGCTTGTTGGTCTCCCGTACGGCTGTTCTCAACTCATCCAGACTTAGACTATTATTGTCTCGCAGAGATCGAGCCGAGGCTACTGCTTTGCGCGATTCGGCGACTTGTCTCTCCAGATCATTGTAGGTCTTGGCCAGGGGAATCTGTTTTTGGAAAATCTCCTCTCTTTGTGCCTCTAGTCGGGCAATCGCAGACTCCAGTTTTTCCTGCTGCCTTGCCGCCAAGTCATCAATCGTCTGGCCGCTTACAAGGCTAACGACTGCGCAACTTATCGTGAATACACTCAAACGGCCAATGCCGTTAACTAGCGATTTCATCATTTCGTTTCCCTCCTAGAGCTGCCCCAGCTCAAATGGTAAGGCGATGAAGCGAGCGTCTTGGTCCCTACCGGTTGCCAATTCGATCGCTTGCATAATTTCCTGACGGAGCTCCGGCTCGGAAACCCAGTTCCAACCTTCGCGGGAGACGACGCCGTAACCCGCGTCACCACTCGCCTCGTCAATGTAGTAAGCTGCTCCAAGCCCGACCCAAAGGGTCGTAAGCTCATTTTTGCCGCCGTTGGCTACCTCTCGAATTTCACTATCCACCACGACCCTATCGTCGAACTCAAACATACGGCTCAAGATCGTCACCACAGTTTGCATACGTTCCGCAGCGCCCATGCGAGTTTCCGAGGGAGACTCCGGAATTCTTAGAAACAAGGGTTGCAATGATTCTTGCAACGGAGCGGGCAAGGACTTTTCGAGCGGCTTAATTCGAGCTTCCATGGTCGCAAGGAACTCGCGAACGCGAGTCAAACGCTCCTTGGCCGCCATTTCATCCTCCCGCAGGGCCAAGCGAGTTTCATTGGACTTGTTCGATTCGGCAGCGAGTCGGCTTTGCTCTTCCTCGAGCGTTTGCATTTCGAGTTCCGCCAGCTTTATCAGATCCTGCAGCGCAGCTTCCTTTTCGAGCCAGGCGACTTTCTCTTGGGAAATGGCTTCCTCTATTTGGACCCATCGCTCGACGAGGTTTCGGGCGTCAGCGAGCTGGTCACCCCACATAAAGCCGCAACTAAAACTAGTAGCTGTTAATGTTATAAGTAGTCTGAATTTCATCCTGTCCTTCTCGCACGACCACAGGAATATCCAGACATCGGGACCGATCCGACTACCTTCAAGGTGTGGAATTGGGCCCGATCTCCGATAAACGCAGTCGTCCGCTTATGCTATAAGAGTGGCTTAACACGAACCACCCCGAAACGGATTTAGCCTGCCCGAAGCCGGATTTTTTTGCTTGGTCGACTCGCGGCAGGATATCTTCTCTTCCGCTCCAAAACCATTGCCATCCCTAATTTTTGCCTCATACACAGGCAACAAATCCTATGGCCTCCACTACCGTATTTACCATTGCCAATCAAAAAGGCGGCGTCGGCAAAACAACGACCGCTGTCAATCTAGCTGCCGCTCTCGCGGATCAGAAGATCCCTACTCTGCTCATCGACCTCGACCCGCAGGCCAATGCCACCAGCGGGCTCGGAATCGAAAAACAAGAAGGACGCAGCGTCTATCCTGTCCTTCTAGGCGAAGGAGCCATCGAAGATATGGTGGTAGATACAGGGCGCAAAAACCTGTCCTTGCTGACTTCGGAGATGGACTTGGCCGCAGCGGAAATCGAGCTCGCCCAGCGTGAAGACTACCTCTTGCAGCTCAAGCAAGCCCTGACTCCGCTTTTCGAATCGGGCGAATACCGAGCAGTGGTCATCGATTGTCCCCCTGCCCTTGGCATGTTGTCGATGAACAGCCTCGCCGCGGCGGACTATCTACTCGTCGCCTTGCAGTGCGAGTACCTCGCTCTCGAAGGCCTCGGCCAAATTCTTTCCGTGGTAGATCGCCTCCATGAAGCGGGAGTAAACGAGAACCTGGAAGTGGGTGGCATCATCATGACCATGTTCGATATCCGCACCAATCTTTCGCGTGAGGTGGTCGAGGAAGTTCGAACCAACCTTCCTGAGAAGATTTTTGACACCGTGATTCCCCGTACGATCCGCCTCAGCGAAGCGCCTTCCTTCGGTCAATCGATTTTCGAATACGACAAGATGAACCCCGGTGCGACAGCTTACCGCAACTTAGCCAAGGAGATCATCAAACGCTTCTCCTTGCGCAAGAAATAGTCCCCGCCCGGCATGGTTGCTTCTAAAATTAAACGCTTGATCAAATCCGTATCCAAAGAATCCGGCAAAAAAGCCGCGGACGAGAGCGTCAACGCCGCAGAACTTCCAGCCGACAAGGTAAAGAAACTTGAGAAGAAGCTGGGCTATTCCTTCAAAAACAAGGGCCTGCTGCACCAGTCCCTGACTCACCCCTCCTTTCTTCTCAACACCAAGGACCAGCTCAAGAATAACCAAAGGCTCGAATTCCTAGGCGACTCCGTCATCCAACTGGTCCTCACCGAAAAGCTCTTCGCTAAGTTTCCAAAATATCGCGAAGGCAAGCTGACCGCGATCCGTTCCGGCTACGCCCGCGGCGATTTCATGGCTGGAATTGCCCGTGAATTGGAATTGGGCACCTATCTGATACTGAAGCAGAAGGACCGCCTAGCAGGAGTTGCGGATGGGGATTCGGCATTGGGCGACGCATTCGAGGCCCTCATCGGAGCAGTCTATCTTGACTCTGGATTTGAGACCAGCCGCAAGATCATTCTGGATCTCTACAATAATCTGGATACGGCACCCAAAGCGAAAGGCGGAATATCCAATCCGAAAGGGAAGTTGCAGGAGCTGATCCAGCCCGTCCACGGAAACAACGCATTGCGTTACGAAACTGTTGGCCAAAAGGGTGAAGCCCACGAGCGCGAGTTCGAAATCGCGGTTTTCTGTAACGACGAAAAACTGGGCAGCGGAATCGGCAGAACCAAAAAGGAAGCCGCGGAAAAAGCGGCTCGCATCGCGATCTCGAAACTAGAGTCCGAAAAGCCGGCCTAGCTGTCAGAGGGAGCATTGCAATCCGCCATCCTTCTCCTTCGTCAACTAGCCCCGTGTCCGACCTTTCTCGCAGCAACCGAAGCATTCTTCTCCCTCCCGACCTGAGCCAATGGGATCAGGCTATCGGCGTGAGTGAAGAAGCCGTAGCTCCTATCGTCGAAGACTGGATCCAAGGGCGGAAAAGCAAGCTGCAAATCGTCGTCGTCCGCAACTCCAGCATAGCGGAACAATTGGCGGCCGACCTCGCGTACTTTCATCGGTTATCTCGCCAATCTGAGGCAAATCCCGACTTCCTCTACTTTCCGGAATCGTCCGATCGCGGAAACGACGAAGATGCCTCGGCTGACCAATTTGAAACCGGCAGCGAAAGGATCGCGATCCTCTCGAAAATCCGATCTCCCGAGAAGCGGATCACCCTCGTGACCACTGCCAAAGCCTTGGCTCAAAAGGTTCCTTCCGCCAAAGCACTGGAATCCACGCAGATCACGCTCAAGCCCGGAGAGGAACACGTTTTCGAAGAGCTCATCGCCCAGATCGAGCAGCTGGACTATGATAGCGAAGGGCTCTGCGAAGCGCCGGGGCAATTCGCTCGCCGCGGCGGCTTGATAGACATCTACCCCATCTCATCCGACAAGCCTTACCGAATCGACTTTTTCGGTGATGATATCGACGCCATCAAAGAGCTCGACCCCGTAAGCCAGCGTTCAGGCAAGGCGGTCGACAGCCTCGTCATCGACGCATCTCCCACGCTGGAAATGCAGGCCGCCGAGAACGGGATCTCAGATCATCTTCCTTCGTTGGTTTCCTGGGCCATCGTCGAACCAGACCAGATTCTGGAAAGCTTCGATACCGCTCTGGAACAAGCCAGCGGCCACAGCATCGGCAAAGCCTGGACCCAGCTCCGCGACGCTCGCGCTGGCCACTCGGATGATTGGGCCACCTTTTCCGACCTCGATCTCGACAGCGAGGAAGACCCGACTGCACGCTCGACTACTTACGAAGCGGAATCGCTCAGCTTTTATCGTCCCATACCCGATAGCGCCAAATTCGCCGACGAACGGCTCGCGGATGAACAATCCGCTCGTATCCAGTTTCTGGACCAAGTTTCACGCTGGAGCAAAAAGGGTGAAAAGGTCTTCGTGGTCCTCCCCAACGAAAGCGACAAAAAGCGGATCGAAGAACTGATAGCCGAGTCTGATCAGCTCTCAAAAATCGACTTTACCTTCTGGGAAGGCGATTTAAATCAAGGCTTCCGCATCCACTTCAGGCCAAAGCTGGGAAAACTCTCCTGGCCCTCTCTGAAAGGAACCAAGGGCTGCGTACTCATCACCGAAACGGAACTATTCGGGCGACGTCGCGGACGCAAGCCGCCTACTCGCCAAAAAGCATTAGTCAGCCAATCCCAGGTGGATCAGCTGCTCGATTTCGCAGAGCTGGTTGACGGAGAATTCGTCGTACACCTGCAGCACGGAATCGCTCTCTACCGCGGTATCACGAAAGTGGATATGCAAGGCCAGATGCGAGAGGTTCTCTCCCTGGAATTCGACGAAGGCGTGGCACTTCACATCCCCTTGCAGGAGGCACATTTGATCAGCCGTTACGTCGGGATTTCCAAAACGCGACCCAAGCTCGGCAAGATCGGCTCCAACCGCTGGGGCAAGACCCGAGAAGCTGCAGAGCGAGCTACGCTAGACCTCGCTGCCAAACTGCTCGAGTTACAGGCCAAACGTGACAGCGGAGGCGGGCACGCTTTCGCCTCCGATACGGAGTGGCAAACGGAGTTCGAAAGCTCCTTCCCCTTCAAGGAAACACCCGACCAGCTCAAAGCTATTAAGGAATCCAAAGCGGACATGGAAAAGCCCATCCCCATGGATCGGCTTATCTGTGGCGACGTGGGATTTGGCAAAACGGAAGTCGCTATCCGGGCTGCTTTCAAAGCTGTGATGGACGGCAAACAAGTCGTTATCCTGGTACCGACCACCGTGCTTGCCCAACAGCATTTCCTCAATTTTCGCGATCGCATGGCCGGCTACCCGATCGTGGTGGAAACCGTCAGCCGTTTCCGCAAGCCAGCTGAAATCAAAAAGATCCTACAATCCACTGCTCAAGGCAGAGTAGACATCCTCGTCGGCACACATCGAGTCCTGCAAAAGGACGTTTCCTTCAAGGATCTCGGACTAGCGATCATCGACGAAGAGCAACGCTTTGGATTGAAGCACAAGGAGATCTTCAAGGAATGGCGATCGACGGTGGACATCATGACCATGTCCGCTACGCCCATTCCCCGCACGCTCTACATGGCGCTTACGGGGGCTCGCGAACTGAGCGTCATCGAAACGGCGCCCGTCGAAAGAAAGCCCATCCAAACCATTGTCAAAAGCTACGACGACGCTCTGGTGGCAGAGGTGGTACGGCGTGAGATAGCCCGCGGCGGACAGGTTTTCTACTTGCACAATCGTGTCCAAACCATCGATACGGTGGCGGCCAAGTTGCGAACTCTAGTACCGGAGGTCACCATTGGCGTCGGGCACGGACAAATGGACGAGAAGCGGCTTGAGCAAGTGATGCTCGATTTCGTTAACCAGAAATACCAGGTCTTGGTTTGCACCACGATCATCGAGTCGGGATTGGATATTCCCAACTGCAATACCATCATAATCGAGGGAGCGGATCGTTTCGGCCTTTCGCAGCTTTACCAGCTACGAGGACGCGTGGGCCGCTTCAAACGGCAGGCCTACGCCTACCTGCTTCTGCACAAGCACAAGCGACTCATGGACGTGGCTCGCAAGAGACTGGCAGCCATACGCCAACACAATCAGCTCGGAGCCGGCTTCCGACTCGCCATGCGGGATCTCGAACTGCGTGGAGCGGGCAACCTGCTAGGCAGCGAGCAATCCGGACACATCGTAGGCGTCGGGTTTGAGC
It encodes the following:
- a CDS encoding energy transducer TonB, with the translated sequence MDNVAHWKHGSWIALISAVVLAFGLFLLIPLTQLLEDEEPIPMTVRQVLTLNPPTREAPPPPEDAQPEEEVPPPKFEQVVQDIPLMELDLELDPGASDAIAMATPLQDFADETEVMESIEQIFSFDDMAESPRLVSVPRVRFPRTLSARGVLEGRVVLLVVIDEEGLVSVERVVSSTHEELVEEALRVAKKARFSIPVVDGKKVKVRGEWPLLMQALEK
- the rnc gene encoding ribonuclease III, giving the protein MVASKIKRLIKSVSKESGKKAADESVNAAELPADKVKKLEKKLGYSFKNKGLLHQSLTHPSFLLNTKDQLKNNQRLEFLGDSVIQLVLTEKLFAKFPKYREGKLTAIRSGYARGDFMAGIARELELGTYLILKQKDRLAGVADGDSALGDAFEALIGAVYLDSGFETSRKIILDLYNNLDTAPKAKGGISNPKGKLQELIQPVHGNNALRYETVGQKGEAHEREFEIAVFCNDEKLGSGIGRTKKEAAEKAARIAISKLESEKPA
- a CDS encoding ExbD/TolR family protein, giving the protein MKNRKMLFTGEQKNNEINISPLIDIVFILLIFFIVTTVFVEETGVEVQRPRASSSVDLEKNSILIAITDDGRIVYGGEEIGVNGVRGMVRRLIKREQMPVIIQSDKRAPVELYARVHDEASLAGAKNINLATSQN
- a CDS encoding MotA/TolQ/ExbB proton channel family protein yields the protein MGFDLQSFWSESIRIWTSGGWLMAPLLALTIYIYYTGIELLLRLNTHLLFRKRANRMSDAEIDRAFRDVRTSVGSLLIKDAETPEMVRRHFVEVRHEYLPVVDRRIRFLAIISSTGPLIGLLGTVTGMLSTFGGMVEEGASKFDNMIKGISEALITTQSGLIISIPCFVLLAIIFQRRQCLERSLSSLERYNTRLALRQKQCPVRRVLPFTSTFSKRENLAG
- a CDS encoding MotA/TolQ/ExbB proton channel family protein; this translates as MMKSLVNGIGRLSVFTISCAVVSLVSGQTIDDLAARQQEKLESAIARLEAQREEIFQKQIPLAKTYNDLERQVAESRKAVASARSLRDNNSLSLDELRTAVRETNKQYDYIDRVLFGEFAANFESALSVGEIASDQNAPRTRSLALEADDGDRLAELEANLSMIEAGLERVERIFGGYRYSGEALSSDGRLLEGVFTQVGPMLFFSDDAGSEAGWVEEGEGLRARIAETHSNVAEMVAETSRAGKGMLPLDVTLGNALALEGVEDSIWEHLKKGGVWVVPIVGFAIVSLLVALAKCIQIYKIKATAPVVAHEIARALRLGDKDKAIEIASRQSSPSCEMLLEAVENADESIELVEEVMYEAMLNTQPRLESFLNVIAVTAAIAPLLGLLGTVTGIIKTFKLMNVFGAGDPKPLISGISEALITTELGLVLAIPALIIHALLSRKVAGVLSSMEKLSVAFVNSLSRKVDRRGGPSVGN
- a CDS encoding ParA family protein translates to MASTTVFTIANQKGGVGKTTTAVNLAAALADQKIPTLLIDLDPQANATSGLGIEKQEGRSVYPVLLGEGAIEDMVVDTGRKNLSLLTSEMDLAAAEIELAQREDYLLQLKQALTPLFESGEYRAVVIDCPPALGMLSMNSLAAADYLLVALQCEYLALEGLGQILSVVDRLHEAGVNENLEVGGIIMTMFDIRTNLSREVVEEVRTNLPEKIFDTVIPRTIRLSEAPSFGQSIFEYDKMNPGATAYRNLAKEIIKRFSLRKK
- the mfd gene encoding transcription-repair coupling factor is translated as MSDLSRSNRSILLPPDLSQWDQAIGVSEEAVAPIVEDWIQGRKSKLQIVVVRNSSIAEQLAADLAYFHRLSRQSEANPDFLYFPESSDRGNDEDASADQFETGSERIAILSKIRSPEKRITLVTTAKALAQKVPSAKALESTQITLKPGEEHVFEELIAQIEQLDYDSEGLCEAPGQFARRGGLIDIYPISSDKPYRIDFFGDDIDAIKELDPVSQRSGKAVDSLVIDASPTLEMQAAENGISDHLPSLVSWAIVEPDQILESFDTALEQASGHSIGKAWTQLRDARAGHSDDWATFSDLDLDSEEDPTARSTTYEAESLSFYRPIPDSAKFADERLADEQSARIQFLDQVSRWSKKGEKVFVVLPNESDKKRIEELIAESDQLSKIDFTFWEGDLNQGFRIHFRPKLGKLSWPSLKGTKGCVLITETELFGRRRGRKPPTRQKALVSQSQVDQLLDFAELVDGEFVVHLQHGIALYRGITKVDMQGQMREVLSLEFDEGVALHIPLQEAHLISRYVGISKTRPKLGKIGSNRWGKTREAAERATLDLAAKLLELQAKRDSGGGHAFASDTEWQTEFESSFPFKETPDQLKAIKESKADMEKPIPMDRLICGDVGFGKTEVAIRAAFKAVMDGKQVVILVPTTVLAQQHFLNFRDRMAGYPIVVETVSRFRKPAEIKKILQSTAQGRVDILVGTHRVLQKDVSFKDLGLAIIDEEQRFGLKHKEIFKEWRSTVDIMTMSATPIPRTLYMALTGARELSVIETAPVERKPIQTIVKSYDDALVAEVVRREIARGGQVFYLHNRVQTIDTVAAKLRTLVPEVTIGVGHGQMDEKRLEQVMLDFVNQKYQVLVCTTIIESGLDIPNCNTIIIEGADRFGLSQLYQLRGRVGRFKRQAYAYLLLHKHKRLMDVARKRLAAIRQHNQLGAGFRLAMRDLELRGAGNLLGSEQSGHIVGVGFELYCQLLKQSVARLKGDAAATQIRASVKLDFVYQGEGEMQAANRHEDGFTVLKRLDLKEGMCEPIQARIPASFISETRLRIDLYRKLALAGSPSAVRELRETIIDRFGKFPTEVEALLRLTEIRCLAEQRNIHSVESQGNRLKCRIYKGRESDYIKLGSRFPRLNANNALKRLNEILVFLNNLPSHRS
- a CDS encoding DUF3450 family protein, whose amino-acid sequence is MKFRLLITLTATSFSCGFMWGDQLADARNLVERWVQIEEAISQEKVAWLEKEAALQDLIKLAELEMQTLEEEQSRLAAESNKSNETRLALREDEMAAKERLTRVREFLATMEARIKPLEKSLPAPLQESLQPLFLRIPESPSETRMGAAERMQTVVTILSRMFEFDDRVVVDSEIREVANGGKNELTTLWVGLGAAYYIDEASGDAGYGVVSREGWNWVSEPELRQEIMQAIELATGRDQDARFIALPFELGQL